Proteins from a genomic interval of Quercus robur chromosome 9, dhQueRobu3.1, whole genome shotgun sequence:
- the LOC126698265 gene encoding uncharacterized protein LOC126698265 produces MDGQKSQQAKLTRTQSSLLRSSPTIRSSIHSLSSITEGDAITPHHHQHQHQHDEDDDDEEEKLLKTKTKTKTKKKPIKPGSSSSSPRSGSNPVLAITSLSFFTIFSFSSLFYYYFFYLRNEEIPTSENLLFALIFIAVTLFFASKHKGLIHQIVIVLKHSWEENAKRLGFSRTSSRPVQWFIGGDHHQNSMEKTQRINSSNKKITREGVEFYSNGDFYEGEFHKGRCNGSGVYNYFVNGRYEGDWIDGRYDGYGIESWARGSRYKGQYRQGLRHGFGVYRFYTGDSYAGEWCNGQSHGIGVQTCSDASCYVGQFKCGVKHALGCYHFRNGDRYAGEYFGDKIHGFGVYHFANGHCYEGSWHEGRKQGYGMYTFRNGERRCGEWDGGTLKHPLPPLTDTVLRAVQAARKTAENAINLPRVDEPVNKAVMAANRAATAARVAAVKAVQNRMDGKFCDTNV; encoded by the exons atgGACGGCCAGAAAAGCCAGCAGGCGAAGCTCACGAGGACACAGTCCTCACTCCTTCGTTCATCACCCACCATCCGATCATCCATTCACAGCCTCTCCTCCATCACCGAGGGTGACGCTATCACACCCCATCACCACCAGCACCAGCACCAGCACGACGAAgacgatgatgatgaagaagagaaGCTGTTGAAGACGAAGAcaaagacgaagacgaagaagaaACCGATAAAACCCGGTTCGAGCTCATCATCTCCTCGATCCGGTTCGAACCCGGTTCTCGCCATAACCTCGCTCTCATTCTTCACCATCTTCTCcttctcttccctcttctacTACTACTTCTTCTACCTTAGAAACGAAGAAATACCCACCTCGGAAAACCTCCTCTTCGCCCTTATCTTCATCGCGGTTACGCTTTTCTTCGCGTCCAAACACAAGGGTCTGATCCACCAAATCGTAATTGTATTGAAACACTCGTGGGAAGAGAACGCAAAACGACTTGGGTTTTCAAGAACAAGCTCGAGACCGGTCCAATGGTTCATCGGTGGGGACCACCACCAAAATAGCATGGAAAAAACTCAGAGAATCAACAGCAGCAATAAGAAGATTACAAGGGAAGGCGTGGAGTTTTATAGCAATGGGGATTTCTATGAGGGCGAGTTTCACAAAGGGAGGTGTAATGGGAGTGGGGTTTATAACTATTTTGTGAATGGAAGATATGAAGGGGATTGGATTGATGGGAGGTATGATGGGTATGGAATAGAGAGCTGGGCTAGAGGGAGTAGATATAAGGGTCAGTATAGACAAGGTTTGAGACATGGGTTTGGGGTTTATAGGTTCTATACAGGTGATTCTTATGCTGGAGAATGGTGTAATGGGCAGAGTCATGGGATTGGAGTTCAAACTTGCTCTGATGCTAGCTGCTATGTTGGTCAGTTCAAGTGTGGGGTCAAGCATGCCCTTGGTTGCTACCACTTCag GAATGGAGATAGATATGCTGGAGAATATTTTGGAGACAAGATCCATGGATTTGGTGTCTATCACTTTGCTAATGGTCATTGTTATGAGGGATCATGGCATGAAGGTCGAAAGCAAGGCTACGGTATGTATACCTTCCGAAATGGAGAACGAAGATGTGGTGAATGGGATGGTGGTACCCTTAAGCATCCACTGCCCCCACTAACCGATACAGTCCTTCGAGCAGTCCAG GCTGCGAGAAAAACTGCAGAGAATGCTATTAACCTTCCCCGAGTAGATGAACCAGTAAACAAGGCAGTCATGGCTGCAAATAGGGCCGCCACTGCTGCTAGAGTTGCTGCTGTGAAAGCTGTTCAGAACCGGATGGACGGGAAATTTTGCGATACAAATGTTTAA